A part of Myxococcus landrumus genomic DNA contains:
- a CDS encoding acyl-CoA dehydrogenase family protein — MHLELTAEEHALQARLRNYFQQLVTPELLDEVEGNEGGGPLYTQALRKLGADGWLGIGWPREAGGQGRPALEQFLFFDEAQRAGFPIPFLTLCTVGPTLMKYGTDEQKARMLPAMLRGELQFAIGYTEPEAGTDLAALRTRAVRDGDSYVVTGQKVFTSMVERAGYIWLAVRTDPDAPKHQGLSILMVDPTLPGVSITPTETLGGNRTSTTFYDQVRVPVSMRVGRENEGWKLITTQLNHERVVLLSPGAAASFLEETLTWARETRTPAGRRVLDEAWVQLQLARVHSLLSVLEVMHWRHAWNIDHGVMDPAEASRIKVFGSEALIDIYQGLLEVLGPSGCLQKGSAGALLRGRVERYYRATLVLTFGGGNNEVQRDLIATVGLGMPRPSR, encoded by the coding sequence ATGCACCTCGAGCTCACCGCCGAGGAGCACGCGCTTCAGGCCCGGCTCCGGAACTACTTCCAGCAGCTCGTCACACCAGAGCTCCTCGACGAGGTCGAGGGGAACGAGGGCGGTGGTCCGCTCTACACCCAGGCCCTGCGAAAGCTGGGGGCGGACGGCTGGCTCGGCATCGGCTGGCCTCGCGAGGCGGGAGGCCAGGGTCGTCCCGCCCTGGAGCAGTTTCTGTTCTTCGACGAGGCCCAACGCGCGGGGTTTCCCATCCCCTTCTTGACGTTGTGCACGGTCGGCCCCACGTTGATGAAGTACGGCACCGACGAGCAGAAGGCTCGGATGCTGCCCGCGATGCTGCGCGGCGAGCTTCAGTTCGCCATCGGCTACACCGAACCGGAGGCAGGCACTGACCTCGCGGCCCTGCGCACGCGCGCGGTCCGCGATGGGGACTCATACGTGGTGACGGGCCAGAAGGTGTTCACCAGCATGGTCGAGCGTGCCGGTTACATCTGGCTGGCCGTTCGAACGGACCCGGATGCGCCCAAGCACCAGGGGCTCAGCATCTTGATGGTGGACCCCACGCTTCCCGGAGTGAGCATCACTCCCACCGAAACACTCGGAGGCAATCGCACCAGCACGACCTTCTACGACCAGGTCCGCGTCCCCGTCTCCATGCGAGTGGGTCGCGAGAACGAAGGATGGAAGCTCATCACCACCCAGCTCAACCATGAGCGCGTGGTCCTCCTGTCTCCCGGGGCAGCGGCGTCCTTCCTGGAAGAGACCCTCACCTGGGCGCGGGAGACACGCACACCCGCGGGTCGTCGAGTGCTCGATGAAGCCTGGGTCCAGCTTCAGCTCGCGCGAGTCCACTCGCTCCTCTCCGTGCTGGAGGTGATGCACTGGCGCCACGCCTGGAACATCGACCACGGAGTGATGGACCCCGCCGAGGCATCCCGCATCAAGGTCTTCGGCAGCGAGGCCCTCATCGACATCTACCAAGGCCTTCTCGAGGTCCTCGGTCCGTCCGGTTGCCTCCAGAAGGGTTCGGCGGGTGCGCTGCTCCGTGGCCGCGTGGAGCGCTACTACCGGGCCACGCTCGTCCTCACCTTCGGAGGCGGAAACAACGAAGTGCAGCGAGACCTCATCGCCACGGTGGGGCTCGGGATGCCTCGGCCCTCTCGCTGA
- a CDS encoding thiolase domain-containing protein — MRHCAVIGVGQSRHASRRDDVSLAGLVREAVDRALTDAALTLQDIDAVVLGKAPDMFEGVMMPELYLADCLGAGNKPLLRVHTAGSVGGSTAIMAVNLVRAGLHSRVLAVAFEKQSESEAMWALSPKYPFQPPLLAGAGGYFAPLVRAYIRRSGAPPDIGVRVAVKDRKHALLNPYAHLHLPDISTEAVTNSAMLWDPLRYLETCPSSDGACAMVLTSEEAARHAPGPIAWVRATAMRSEPTMFAGRDQVNPQAGRDCAAALYKLAGITSPRRDIDVAELYVPFSWFEPMWLENLGFAEPNTGWRMTAEGATELGGTLPVNPSGGVLSTNPIGASGMLRFAEAALQVRGLAGAHQVDGAKVALGHAYGGGSQFFSMWIVARQQL; from the coding sequence ATGAGGCACTGCGCGGTCATCGGCGTGGGCCAGAGTCGGCACGCCTCCCGGCGCGACGATGTGTCGCTGGCGGGGCTCGTGCGCGAAGCCGTCGACCGGGCACTCACCGACGCGGCACTGACGCTCCAGGACATCGACGCAGTGGTGCTCGGCAAGGCGCCCGACATGTTCGAGGGCGTGATGATGCCGGAGCTCTACCTCGCTGACTGCCTCGGCGCGGGCAACAAGCCGCTGCTGCGCGTGCATACCGCCGGGAGCGTCGGTGGCTCCACGGCCATCATGGCGGTGAACCTCGTCCGCGCGGGCCTCCACTCGCGTGTGCTCGCCGTGGCCTTCGAGAAGCAATCCGAGAGCGAAGCCATGTGGGCCCTCTCGCCCAAGTACCCCTTCCAGCCGCCGCTCCTCGCGGGCGCGGGCGGCTACTTCGCGCCGCTCGTGCGCGCCTATATCCGCCGCTCGGGCGCCCCTCCGGACATCGGCGTGCGAGTCGCGGTCAAGGACCGCAAGCACGCGCTGCTCAACCCCTACGCCCATCTGCACCTGCCCGACATCTCCACCGAGGCCGTGACGAACTCGGCGATGCTCTGGGACCCGCTGCGCTATCTCGAGACATGCCCCTCGTCCGATGGCGCATGCGCGATGGTGCTCACCAGCGAGGAGGCCGCGCGGCATGCGCCCGGTCCCATCGCGTGGGTACGCGCCACGGCCATGCGCAGCGAACCGACCATGTTCGCCGGCCGAGACCAGGTGAATCCCCAAGCGGGCCGAGACTGCGCCGCCGCCCTCTACAAGCTGGCCGGCATCACCTCTCCTCGTCGAGACATCGACGTCGCCGAGCTCTACGTCCCCTTCTCGTGGTTCGAGCCCATGTGGCTGGAGAACCTCGGCTTCGCCGAGCCGAACACGGGCTGGCGGATGACCGCCGAGGGGGCGACGGAGCTCGGCGGAACGCTTCCCGTCAATCCATCGGGTGGTGTCCTCTCGACCAACCCCATCGGAGCCTCCGGGATGCTGCGCTTCGCGGAAGCCGCGCTCCAGGTCCGAGGTCTCGCCGGTGCGCATCAAGTCGACGGCGCGAAGGTCGCGCTGGGCCACGCCTACGGCGGGGGCTCGCAGTTCTTCTCGATGTGGATCGTGGCACGTCAGCAGCTCTAG
- a CDS encoding thiolase domain-containing protein translates to MRRTREVAIVSFAQSPSVRREWARDDVELLLPVIQEALGQAGLRKEEMGFTASGSSDFVTGLPFSFVLALDAVGAFPPIEETHVEMDGAWALYEAWVRLSLGDVDTALVYAFGRSSLGEPRDVLGMQLDPYYVAPLAPDAISLAALQARALLDSGRATERSLAEVAARSRRNAKANPNAQLSGDVLPEALLDAPYLVAPLRRHDCPPISDGAVAVVLAAGEKARAATARPAWIRGIDHRIESHGLGMRDLTRSPSTALAAANAGVGQGSVDVAEVHAPFTHQELILREALGLNGDVDLNPSGGALAANPLMSAGLIRIGEAARRVMDGSARRAVAHATSGPCLQQNLVCVLEAAP, encoded by the coding sequence ATGAGGAGGACGCGCGAGGTGGCCATCGTCTCATTCGCGCAGAGCCCCTCCGTGCGGCGGGAATGGGCGCGGGATGACGTGGAGCTGTTGCTCCCGGTCATCCAGGAGGCGCTGGGCCAGGCGGGCTTGCGCAAGGAGGAGATGGGCTTCACGGCCTCGGGGAGCTCGGACTTCGTGACGGGGCTGCCGTTCTCGTTCGTGTTGGCGCTGGACGCGGTGGGGGCGTTTCCTCCCATCGAGGAGACGCATGTCGAGATGGATGGTGCCTGGGCGCTCTATGAAGCCTGGGTGCGACTGTCCCTCGGGGACGTGGACACGGCGCTGGTCTACGCGTTCGGGCGGTCCTCGCTCGGTGAGCCTCGCGATGTGCTGGGGATGCAGCTCGACCCCTACTACGTGGCGCCCCTGGCACCGGACGCCATCAGCCTCGCTGCGCTCCAGGCGCGGGCGCTGCTGGATTCAGGACGTGCGACGGAGCGCTCGCTGGCGGAGGTCGCGGCGCGCAGCCGCAGGAATGCGAAGGCCAACCCGAACGCGCAGCTCTCGGGGGACGTCCTGCCTGAAGCGCTCCTGGATGCGCCGTACCTCGTCGCTCCGCTGCGGCGGCACGACTGCCCCCCGATATCCGATGGTGCGGTGGCGGTGGTGCTGGCCGCTGGTGAGAAGGCACGCGCGGCAACAGCGCGTCCGGCGTGGATTCGAGGCATCGACCACCGCATCGAGTCCCATGGCCTGGGCATGAGGGACCTCACCCGTTCGCCATCAACGGCGCTCGCCGCCGCCAACGCGGGCGTGGGCCAGGGAAGCGTGGACGTGGCCGAAGTGCATGCACCGTTCACCCATCAGGAGCTCATCCTCCGCGAGGCGCTGGGCTTGAACGGCGATGTGGACCTCAATCCGTCTGGCGGAGCACTGGCCGCGAATCCCCTGATGTCGGCGGGACTCATCCGCATTGGCGAAGCAGCGCGGCGCGTGATGGATGGCAGCGCCCGCCGAGCCGTGGCCCACGCGACGAGCGGTCCCTGTCTCCAGCAGAACCTGGTCTGCGTGTTGGAGGCCGCCCCATGA
- a CDS encoding nitronate monooxygenase produces MRTRLCELFGIDVPVFAFSYRREVVAAVSRAGGMGVLGALQFSPEQLDAELCWLDEHVDGKPYGVDVVMPTTYEGSERRGLSKEALEHLIPEGHRRYVEEVLTRYEVPGLPPEVASHESLLGWSESAGRSQVAVALRHPIRLIANALGTPPRDVVDEAHRRGVQVVALVGTAAHALKQAEAGVDVVVAVGTEAGGHTGEIGTMVLVPEVVDAVHPIPVLAAGGIGRGRQIAAALALGAEGVWTGSLWLGVEEARLHPVLRDKLLAATSSDTVRSRSMSGKPARQLKTAWTEAWDGGESPGPLPMPLQFMLTADAVTRMHHHAGTPGSRAHELLGSPVGQIVGSMREVRSVEAVLEALEAEFRESVLRVVETGGVGERQPDSARRGATGTRRGSE; encoded by the coding sequence ATGCGCACCCGCCTCTGTGAGCTCTTCGGAATCGACGTGCCCGTCTTCGCCTTCAGCTACCGACGAGAAGTCGTCGCCGCGGTGAGCCGGGCCGGAGGGATGGGTGTCCTGGGCGCACTGCAATTCTCGCCCGAGCAACTCGATGCGGAGCTGTGCTGGCTCGATGAGCACGTGGACGGCAAGCCCTATGGCGTGGACGTGGTGATGCCCACCACCTACGAGGGCTCCGAGCGAAGAGGCTTGTCCAAGGAAGCGCTGGAGCATCTGATTCCCGAAGGCCATCGCCGCTACGTGGAAGAAGTCCTCACGCGCTACGAAGTGCCCGGACTCCCGCCAGAGGTCGCCTCGCACGAGTCACTGCTGGGTTGGTCCGAGTCCGCGGGCCGCTCGCAAGTCGCGGTGGCGCTCCGGCATCCCATCCGCCTGATCGCCAACGCGCTGGGGACACCCCCCCGGGATGTGGTGGACGAAGCCCACCGGCGCGGTGTGCAAGTCGTTGCGCTCGTCGGCACGGCGGCACACGCGCTCAAGCAGGCCGAGGCCGGGGTCGATGTGGTGGTGGCGGTAGGCACCGAGGCTGGAGGCCACACCGGCGAGATTGGAACGATGGTGCTCGTCCCCGAGGTCGTGGACGCGGTGCATCCCATCCCCGTGCTGGCCGCTGGAGGCATCGGTCGAGGTCGGCAAATTGCCGCGGCGCTCGCGCTGGGTGCGGAGGGCGTGTGGACGGGCTCGCTCTGGCTTGGCGTGGAGGAGGCTCGGCTTCATCCCGTCCTCAGGGACAAGCTCCTCGCCGCCACGTCGAGTGACACGGTGCGCTCGCGCTCCATGAGCGGCAAGCCCGCGCGGCAACTGAAGACCGCCTGGACCGAGGCCTGGGACGGTGGGGAGTCCCCTGGCCCCTTGCCCATGCCGTTGCAGTTCATGCTCACCGCCGACGCGGTGACCCGGATGCACCACCACGCGGGCACACCGGGCTCGCGTGCTCACGAGCTGCTCGGGTCTCCTGTCGGGCAGATTGTCGGGAGCATGCGCGAGGTGCGGTCCGTCGAGGCGGTGCTCGAAGCCCTGGAGGCGGAGTTCCGCGAGTCGGTCCTCCGCGTAGTCGAGACCGGTGGCGTGGGTGAGCGTCAACCCGACTCGGCGAGGCGCGGCGCCACGGGCACGAGGCGAGGCTCCGAGTAG
- a CDS encoding acyl-CoA dehydrogenase family protein: MDFAFTEAQQTVTGLARKLFTEHVSPATLAAAEADFPDRELWARLATTGLLGTAIPEAEGGSGHGMRELCALLVEAGAAVAPVPLWPTLVLGALPISAFGTPEQRQRWLPSVAEGRTFLTAALMEDSPHPARMETLATHHGGQWRLTGIKSCVPAAHLAARVIVPARTSDGAIGVFLLDPHTAGVSRERQTATTGEPLLRMTLSDALVEPEDVLAGPGEGDRVLTGLMERATVGVCALHLGVVERALRMTAEYTGTRHQFGRPIATFQAVSQRAADASIDVEAIRLTLWKAACALDSGQPAAKAVATAKLWACEAGHRVVSAAQHLHGGIGFDTRYPLYRSYLWSKQLELTLGSGTVHLARLGALLAEG, from the coding sequence ATGGACTTCGCTTTCACCGAGGCACAGCAGACCGTCACGGGACTCGCGAGGAAGCTCTTCACCGAGCACGTCTCCCCCGCCACCCTCGCCGCCGCCGAGGCGGACTTCCCGGACCGCGAGCTGTGGGCACGGTTGGCCACGACGGGGCTGCTCGGAACGGCCATCCCCGAAGCCGAGGGTGGCAGCGGGCACGGGATGCGCGAGCTGTGCGCACTGCTCGTGGAGGCGGGCGCGGCGGTGGCGCCTGTCCCGCTCTGGCCCACGCTCGTGCTCGGTGCGTTGCCCATCAGTGCCTTTGGGACTCCGGAGCAGCGCCAACGCTGGTTGCCGAGCGTGGCCGAAGGCAGGACGTTCCTCACGGCCGCGCTCATGGAGGACTCGCCCCATCCCGCGCGCATGGAGACCCTCGCCACGCATCACGGCGGACAGTGGCGGCTCACGGGCATCAAGTCCTGTGTTCCCGCGGCCCACCTCGCGGCCCGCGTCATCGTGCCCGCTCGCACGAGTGACGGAGCCATCGGAGTCTTCCTTCTCGACCCTCACACGGCGGGCGTGTCGCGGGAGCGGCAGACCGCGACCACCGGAGAGCCGCTGCTGCGCATGACCCTGAGCGACGCGCTCGTGGAGCCGGAGGACGTGTTGGCGGGGCCTGGTGAGGGTGACAGGGTGCTCACGGGGTTGATGGAACGTGCCACCGTGGGAGTGTGCGCGCTGCACCTCGGCGTCGTCGAGCGGGCGCTGCGCATGACGGCGGAGTACACCGGGACGCGCCACCAGTTCGGCCGTCCCATCGCCACGTTCCAGGCCGTCTCCCAGCGCGCGGCGGATGCATCCATCGACGTGGAGGCCATCCGACTGACGCTGTGGAAGGCCGCGTGCGCACTGGATTCAGGACAGCCGGCGGCGAAGGCCGTGGCCACCGCGAAGCTGTGGGCTTGCGAAGCGGGTCATCGGGTGGTGTCCGCCGCACAGCATCTGCATGGCGGAATCGGCTTCGACACTCGCTATCCGCTCTACCGTTCCTATCTTTGGAGCAAGCAACTCGAGCTCACCTTGGGCTCGGGGACCGTTCACCTGGCGCGCCTCGGCGCGCTGCTGGCCGAGGGTTGA
- a CDS encoding Zn-ribbon domain-containing OB-fold protein: MKEKPRVFPAPVRLEYRASAGRGLSRFLASLLEGRIVGQRCPQCAKVYVPSRGACPSCGVALGGDVAVSDGGTLVSFCVVNIPLADRSLPLPYVYGSVLLDGADIPFPHLLQGLPVAEVRMGLRVRAEWVPPEERRPSLESIRCFRPTGEPDAAFEDYEEHL, from the coding sequence ATGAAGGAGAAGCCTCGCGTGTTCCCCGCGCCCGTGCGGCTGGAGTATCGCGCCAGCGCGGGACGGGGCCTGTCGCGTTTCCTGGCCTCGCTCCTGGAGGGGCGCATCGTGGGGCAGCGATGTCCCCAGTGCGCGAAGGTCTATGTGCCCTCGCGAGGTGCCTGCCCTTCGTGCGGCGTGGCCCTGGGTGGAGATGTGGCGGTCTCGGATGGCGGGACGCTGGTCTCGTTCTGCGTCGTCAACATTCCGCTCGCGGACCGCTCGCTCCCGCTGCCGTATGTCTACGGGAGCGTGTTGCTGGATGGCGCGGACATCCCGTTCCCGCATCTGCTCCAAGGCTTGCCCGTGGCGGAGGTGCGCATGGGGCTGCGTGTCCGCGCGGAGTGGGTTCCCCCCGAGGAGCGGAGGCCCTCGCTCGAGAGCATCCGGTGCTTCCGTCCCACCGGGGAACCGGATGCGGCCTTCGAGGATTACGAGGAGCACCTATGA
- a CDS encoding acyl-CoA synthetase — MTFNLADLFESLVDIMPERLAAVAGDHRLTFQQLDARANRLANALHEHGVRAGDHVGLYLHNGIEFLECLIGLFKLRAVPININYRYVESELEFLMKDANLTALVHGYELSATVIAAARNVPSLRLRVGVGGGGEVEYEQLLAASSPERHFEARSGDDLYILYTGGTTGMPRGVMWRHEDVLFAGLQGGNPGGPPIDRPEALAPLARDRPAPMVLLTAAPFVHGTAQWAAFIALFSGGTAVIVPSRSYEPHRVCQAIQSEKVNTLVIVGDAMARPLAEALAQARASGTPHDLSCLRVISSSGAFLSPTVRQQLQEQLPDTLILDNFGATEAGHQGTAFSSGEVVAFYMDESSAVLGEDLRPVQPGAGVIGRLARRGRLPLGYYNDPEKTAATFLVIDGVRWVLPGDLATVEKDGRITVLGRGAVCINSGGEKVFPEEVEAALKAHPAIRDAVVVGVPDVHWGERVTAVIEPRPDHRISLEVLGEHCRTLLSGYKVPRQLRVVDHIVRHPSGKPDYRWARNAATEERA, encoded by the coding sequence ATGACGTTCAACCTCGCCGACCTGTTCGAGAGCCTCGTGGACATCATGCCGGAGCGGCTCGCCGCCGTGGCCGGAGACCACCGGCTCACCTTCCAGCAGCTCGATGCACGCGCCAACCGCCTGGCCAACGCCCTCCATGAGCACGGCGTGCGCGCCGGAGACCACGTGGGGCTCTACCTGCACAACGGCATCGAGTTCCTCGAATGCCTCATCGGCCTCTTCAAGCTCCGAGCCGTCCCCATCAACATCAACTACCGCTACGTCGAGAGTGAGCTCGAGTTCCTGATGAAGGACGCGAACCTCACCGCGCTCGTCCACGGGTACGAGCTGTCAGCGACGGTCATCGCCGCCGCCAGGAACGTGCCCTCCCTCCGGCTCCGCGTGGGAGTCGGAGGCGGCGGAGAGGTGGAATACGAACAGCTCCTCGCCGCCAGCTCGCCCGAGCGGCACTTCGAGGCACGCTCGGGCGACGACCTCTACATCCTCTACACCGGCGGCACGACGGGCATGCCCCGTGGCGTGATGTGGAGGCACGAAGACGTGCTCTTCGCCGGGCTCCAAGGAGGCAATCCTGGAGGCCCCCCCATCGACCGGCCCGAGGCCTTGGCTCCCCTGGCGCGCGACCGCCCGGCGCCGATGGTCCTGCTGACCGCCGCGCCCTTCGTCCACGGCACGGCCCAGTGGGCCGCCTTCATCGCCCTGTTCTCCGGAGGCACGGCCGTCATCGTCCCCAGCCGGAGCTATGAGCCCCACCGCGTCTGCCAGGCCATCCAGTCGGAGAAGGTCAACACGCTGGTCATCGTCGGCGACGCCATGGCGCGTCCGCTCGCCGAGGCGCTCGCCCAAGCGCGTGCCTCCGGGACGCCTCACGACCTGTCCTGCTTGAGGGTCATCTCCTCCTCCGGCGCGTTCCTCTCTCCCACCGTGCGCCAGCAACTCCAGGAGCAACTCCCGGACACGCTGATTCTCGACAACTTCGGCGCGACGGAGGCGGGCCACCAAGGGACGGCCTTCTCCTCGGGCGAAGTGGTGGCGTTCTACATGGACGAGAGCAGCGCGGTGCTCGGAGAAGACCTGCGGCCCGTGCAGCCCGGCGCGGGTGTCATCGGCAGGCTCGCGCGGCGCGGGCGGCTGCCGCTCGGCTACTACAACGACCCGGAGAAGACCGCGGCGACGTTCCTCGTCATCGACGGAGTGCGCTGGGTCCTCCCAGGAGACCTGGCCACCGTCGAGAAGGACGGCCGCATCACCGTGCTGGGCCGAGGCGCGGTGTGCATCAACAGCGGCGGAGAGAAGGTCTTCCCCGAAGAGGTCGAAGCGGCGCTCAAGGCCCACCCGGCCATCCGCGACGCGGTGGTGGTGGGTGTGCCAGACGTGCACTGGGGCGAGCGAGTGACGGCCGTCATCGAGCCCCGTCCCGACCATCGCATCTCGCTCGAGGTGCTCGGTGAGCACTGCCGCACGCTGCTGTCCGGCTACAAGGTGCCCCGGCAGCTCCGAGTGGTGGACCACATCGTCCGCCATCCGAGCGGCAAACCCGACTACCGCTGGGCCCGGAACGCCGCCACCGAGGAGCGCGCCTAG
- a CDS encoding Rieske 2Fe-2S domain-containing protein: protein MSSRFPFPRYPDGWFQVAYSHELAPGAVMPLRYFGKDLVLFRPETPEGTTPLPEPHVLDAHCPHLGAHLGYGGKVVDGCIQCPFHAWRFDGAGSCASIPYAQKLPPGARLRAWPVREVNGLIMVWHHGAQRPPSWEVPLVPEFQHPEWTDYELRRWQVRTHNQEMTENAVDLAHLHYLHGTAELPVTTADAREHVLHVVSNIVMKTPFGRTQGTIEVNAHGFGFTLTRFKGIVETLLVNSVTTIDEDSVDVRFAFLVKKLPHKDATSTVGKAFMAEIERQLEQDIPIWENKIYVHPPLLVSGDGPIGMFRRWAGQFYSEPRLVPVAPRLAESG, encoded by the coding sequence GTGAGCAGCCGGTTCCCGTTTCCTCGCTATCCCGATGGCTGGTTCCAGGTCGCCTACTCCCACGAGCTGGCGCCGGGTGCGGTGATGCCACTGCGTTACTTCGGCAAGGACCTGGTCCTGTTCCGTCCCGAGACACCCGAAGGGACCACGCCACTCCCCGAGCCTCATGTCCTCGATGCGCACTGCCCTCATCTGGGCGCCCACCTGGGGTATGGCGGCAAGGTGGTGGACGGCTGCATCCAGTGTCCCTTCCATGCCTGGCGCTTCGACGGCGCAGGCAGCTGCGCGTCCATTCCCTATGCGCAGAAGCTCCCTCCCGGCGCCCGGCTTCGCGCCTGGCCCGTGCGCGAGGTGAACGGGCTCATCATGGTGTGGCACCACGGAGCGCAGCGCCCGCCCTCGTGGGAGGTTCCCCTGGTGCCGGAGTTCCAGCATCCCGAGTGGACGGACTACGAGCTGCGTCGCTGGCAGGTCCGGACCCACAACCAGGAGATGACCGAGAACGCGGTGGACCTGGCGCATCTGCACTACCTGCACGGCACCGCGGAGCTGCCAGTCACCACGGCGGATGCGCGGGAGCATGTCCTGCACGTCGTCTCGAACATCGTGATGAAGACGCCGTTCGGCCGCACACAGGGAACCATCGAGGTGAACGCCCACGGCTTCGGCTTCACGCTCACGCGCTTCAAGGGCATCGTCGAGACGCTCCTCGTCAACAGCGTCACGACCATCGACGAGGACTCCGTGGACGTGCGCTTCGCCTTCCTCGTGAAGAAGCTGCCGCACAAGGACGCCACGAGCACCGTGGGCAAGGCGTTCATGGCGGAGATCGAGCGGCAGCTCGAACAGGACATCCCCATCTGGGAGAACAAGATCTACGTCCATCCACCGCTGCTCGTGAGCGGAGATGGGCCCATTGGCATGTTCCGCAGATGGGCGGGGCAGTTCTACTCGGAGCCTCGCCTCGTGCCCGTGGCGCCGCGCCTCGCCGAGTCGGGTTGA
- a CDS encoding FAD-dependent oxidoreductase, whose protein sequence is MSLAEVEADVVVVGAGAAGLMAALTASDAGARVVVVEKTDKLGGTAAVSGGVVWIPNNHRMARLGISDSREAALAYVRKLADGRSEDGLLGAFIDTAPAMFRFLEARTPVRLQPLGVYPDYHSEFAGGRTGGRSLDPGLFDANRLKEWKDSLRRGPLHGTAALTVAEAAEWGVFTRPRELPIDVLTERARQGLVGYGAALVGGLLEALIERGVELLRGVAGRELLVDARRVVGLRAEREGRSLLLRARRGVILASGGFEWNKSMASRFLAGPLTHPLSPPANEGDGLTMAMALGADLGNMSEAWWCPALAIPGESYEGQPLSRADFSARCLPHSILVNREGRRFANEAQNYNDLVKTFFTFDPVSYERPNLPAWLIVDQSFRDRYALGSLLPGSATPPWLATAASLEELARRIQISPEGLADTVKQFNPPAREGEDPTFHRGGSAYERFHGDRAHRPSPNLGPIERPPFYALQVFAGALGTKGGVRVDENARVLRVDGTPIDGLYAAGNVMASVMGAGYPGAGSTLGAAMTFGFIAARHAVGARAHPGGDT, encoded by the coding sequence GTGTCCTTGGCGGAGGTGGAGGCGGACGTGGTGGTCGTCGGCGCGGGGGCCGCGGGCCTCATGGCCGCGCTCACCGCGAGCGACGCGGGCGCCCGAGTCGTCGTGGTGGAGAAGACGGACAAGCTGGGCGGCACCGCGGCCGTCTCCGGTGGTGTCGTGTGGATTCCGAACAACCACCGCATGGCTCGCCTGGGCATCTCCGATTCCCGAGAGGCGGCGCTCGCGTATGTGCGAAAGCTCGCCGACGGGAGGAGTGAGGACGGACTGCTTGGCGCGTTCATCGACACCGCGCCGGCGATGTTCCGTTTCCTCGAAGCGCGCACTCCCGTGCGTCTCCAGCCCCTCGGGGTCTACCCGGACTATCACTCCGAATTCGCGGGGGGCAGGACCGGAGGGCGCTCACTCGACCCGGGCCTCTTCGACGCCAACCGGTTGAAGGAGTGGAAGGACTCGCTGCGCCGTGGCCCGCTTCATGGAACCGCCGCGCTGACCGTGGCGGAGGCGGCCGAGTGGGGCGTCTTCACCCGGCCGCGCGAGCTCCCCATCGACGTCCTGACGGAGCGTGCACGTCAGGGCCTCGTGGGCTACGGCGCGGCGCTCGTGGGCGGACTGCTCGAAGCGCTCATCGAACGCGGCGTCGAGCTTCTACGCGGGGTCGCGGGACGGGAGCTCCTGGTCGATGCGCGGCGCGTGGTGGGCCTGCGCGCGGAGAGGGAAGGGCGGTCTCTGCTGCTGAGGGCGCGGCGCGGCGTCATCCTGGCCAGCGGTGGCTTCGAGTGGAACAAGTCCATGGCCTCGCGTTTCCTGGCGGGCCCGCTCACCCATCCGCTCAGTCCCCCCGCGAATGAAGGCGACGGCCTCACGATGGCCATGGCCCTGGGGGCGGACCTGGGCAACATGAGCGAAGCCTGGTGGTGCCCCGCGCTGGCCATCCCCGGCGAGTCCTACGAGGGCCAGCCGCTGAGTCGCGCGGACTTCTCCGCCCGCTGTCTTCCACACTCCATCCTCGTGAATCGCGAGGGCCGCCGCTTCGCCAACGAAGCGCAGAACTACAACGACCTGGTGAAGACCTTCTTCACCTTCGACCCCGTGAGCTACGAGCGGCCCAATCTGCCGGCCTGGCTCATCGTCGACCAGTCCTTTCGCGACCGGTACGCCCTCGGCAGCCTCCTGCCTGGTAGCGCGACTCCGCCGTGGCTCGCGACAGCTGCGTCATTGGAAGAACTCGCACGGCGCATCCAAATCTCTCCCGAGGGACTCGCCGACACGGTGAAGCAGTTCAACCCGCCTGCTCGCGAAGGCGAAGACCCCACCTTCCACCGAGGCGGCAGTGCCTACGAGCGCTTCCACGGAGACCGGGCCCATCGGCCCAGCCCCAATCTCGGCCCCATCGAACGTCCGCCGTTCTACGCGCTGCAGGTCTTCGCGGGTGCGCTCGGAACGAAAGGCGGCGTGCGCGTGGATGAGAACGCGCGTGTGCTCCGTGTCGACGGGACGCCCATCGACGGGCTCTATGCCGCGGGCAACGTGATGGCGTCGGTGATGGGCGCGGGCTACCCGGGGGCGGGCAGCACCCTCGGCGCCGCGATGACGTTTGGCTTCATTGCCGCGAGACATGCCGTGGGGGCACGCGCCCACCCAGGAGGTGACACGTGA